Proteins from a single region of Terriglobales bacterium:
- a CDS encoding BON domain-containing protein — MKKMNLILVFALAAVLVPFAIAQDTNSQNSSTAATTQNANSSSAVSSESGSQDASLTQQLQSKFSQDPAFVNVQASVTNGTALITGTVASKADEKRAKDVAKSISGVKHVKDQLTVNPSTGASASKNNNQQDVSTGGSVSSPRTQSMSMPGATNPTNGETSATSTNPNSQASSVTGSTTSSGAMASQSTANPQSASQTPATSQASTSTTNPAASATGTPGIQTTAPNASTQASSSAATGENASSLPQSNASGEANMAGQTSTGAPSATSTPSTTGGVAGTATAPAPSTAQSTTPTQSTQPSAIGANAGAPAATSMATTGVGINDSATLQSQIQNALQNEPTLHNDSLSVNVTDNTIELGGAVQTGKEKQTAHRIASSFAGNRRVKDRVTVSGHGTESSNPNSSTLGGNPASNSSNPQTNQNNPANNSQNPSAKNPAANGDASANPR; from the coding sequence ATGAAAAAAATGAACTTAATTCTTGTATTCGCGCTGGCGGCAGTGCTCGTGCCATTCGCGATCGCGCAGGATACAAATTCACAGAACTCGTCGACGGCAGCGACTACGCAAAACGCGAACAGTTCTTCGGCAGTGTCGTCCGAATCGGGTAGCCAGGACGCCAGTCTCACCCAGCAGCTTCAGAGCAAATTCAGCCAGGATCCGGCATTCGTGAACGTACAGGCATCGGTCACGAACGGTACCGCACTCATCACCGGAACTGTCGCCTCTAAGGCCGACGAGAAGCGCGCGAAAGATGTGGCGAAATCAATCTCCGGCGTGAAGCACGTCAAGGATCAGCTCACAGTGAATCCCAGCACGGGAGCCTCGGCCAGCAAGAACAACAACCAGCAGGACGTCAGCACCGGCGGATCTGTGTCGTCTCCTCGAACTCAGAGCATGTCGATGCCAGGCGCAACCAACCCGACCAACGGCGAGACTAGCGCGACCAGCACAAATCCGAACAGCCAGGCTTCGTCCGTAACGGGTTCGACCACAAGTTCGGGCGCAATGGCTTCGCAAAGTACAGCCAATCCGCAGAGCGCGAGCCAGACGCCCGCTACATCTCAGGCTTCAACAAGCACTACAAACCCGGCTGCATCAGCTACAGGAACGCCTGGCATACAAACCACCGCTCCAAACGCAAGCACGCAAGCCTCGAGCAGCGCAGCGACTGGCGAGAACGCTTCAAGCCTGCCGCAGAGCAACGCCTCCGGCGAAGCCAATATGGCTGGGCAAACCTCCACGGGCGCACCGTCGGCAACCAGCACGCCCAGCACTACAGGCGGCGTAGCCGGCACAGCAACTGCCCCAGCCCCGAGCACCGCTCAGTCCACCACGCCCACGCAGTCAACCCAGCCCAGCGCAATCGGCGCAAACGCAGGCGCTCCTGCAGCGACCAGCATGGCGACGACCGGCGTCGGCATTAACGACAGCGCAACGCTGCAGAGCCAAATACAAAACGCGCTGCAGAACGAACCCACGCTGCACAACGATTCACTCAGCGTGAACGTAACCGACAACACCATCGAGCTAGGCGGCGCGGTACAAACCGGCAAGGAAAAACAAACCGCGCACCGCATAGCAAGTTCGTTCGCCGGCAATCGTCGCGTGAAAGACCGCGTTACCGTGAGCGGACATGGCACGGAATCGAGCAACCCGAACTCAAGCACGCTCGGTGGCAATCCGGCGAGCAACAGCTCGAACCCGCAGACGAACCAGAACAATCCGGCAAACAACTCGCAAAATCCAAGCGCGAAAAATCCCGCAGCGAACGGAGACGCTTCGGCCAATCCGCGTTGA